The following is a genomic window from Sporosarcina jeotgali.
GATTGTAACCTCTTTTATTCCTATAATTGTATATGGTCCAGGCACCTAGAAAATCTCAAGCCAACAACAAAGCATCCAAATCCAACACCCGAATTTTCCGCTGCGCTTCTTGCTCAATCCACCCAGCCTCTTCAAACTCCGTCAACTTACGGCTCACCGTTTCAGGTGTCGTCCCTAAATGCGACGCCAAGTCTTTGCGCGTCATAGGCAATGTGATCAATTGAGTGCGTTGCTCTTCAGTTTGATCCGCCAAATACATCGCAATTCGTGTTTCAACGGTTTCCATTGCGATACTGGCTGATTGCTGTTCGGATTTTAAGAGTCGTGAGGAAAACTCGGTTAACATTTTCAGTGAGATGGCTGGGTACTTCAATAGAAACTGTTGAAGGGTTTCGCGATTCATGGCACATATTTCGAC
Proteins encoded in this region:
- a CDS encoding Crp/Fnr family transcriptional regulator is translated as MTEHNSCGHETASNVEMRHSCIATVPIFNHLTAEEMNEIVKTTNSVAYAKGETIYHAGEPSIGLQIVHKGRLKIYRLSETGKEQLVRILGPGDFTGELSLFSESVNEAYAEALEPVEICAMNRETLQQFLLKYPAISLKMLTEFSSRLLKSEQQSASIAMETVETRIAMYLADQTEEQRTQLITLPMTRKDLASHLGTTPETVSRKLTEFEEAGWIEQEAQRKIRVLDLDALLLA